The following proteins are co-located in the Motilibacter aurantiacus genome:
- a CDS encoding GNAT family N-acetyltransferase — protein sequence MDDYLTRYLSSLAGSWAAFAEAHAGARLLRGDGYLALLDPEHPVLTNVAVLAPRAVPEALGLLRGHTTWAVWSWDPATAEVLADQGLRRDVTTRPMLARLDDVDPPQAQPPAVARDADPGRVAELNGADPELLRGVPGLRAYLTADGESGLVLLPRDGDVNVSMVATRPRSRGRGLAGSLVKAALHDMRGEGYETATLQSTPQAVRLYARLGFAPLAVWQEWVG from the coding sequence ATGGACGACTACCTCACCCGCTACCTGAGCTCGCTCGCGGGGTCCTGGGCCGCGTTCGCCGAAGCCCACGCCGGAGCTCGCCTGCTGCGCGGCGACGGCTACCTCGCGCTGCTCGACCCGGAGCACCCCGTCCTCACCAACGTCGCGGTCCTCGCGCCGCGCGCGGTTCCGGAGGCTCTGGGCCTGCTACGCGGACACACCACCTGGGCCGTGTGGTCGTGGGACCCCGCCACCGCCGAGGTGCTCGCGGACCAGGGGCTCCGACGTGACGTCACGACCCGGCCGATGCTCGCCCGCCTCGACGACGTCGACCCCCCGCAGGCTCAGCCGCCGGCCGTGGCCCGCGACGCCGACCCCGGCAGGGTGGCCGAGCTCAACGGGGCCGACCCCGAGCTGCTGCGCGGGGTCCCGGGGCTGCGGGCGTACCTCACCGCCGACGGTGAGTCCGGCCTTGTGCTCCTGCCCCGCGACGGCGACGTGAACGTCTCCATGGTCGCGACGCGGCCGCGAAGCCGTGGCCGTGGCCTCGCCGGGTCGCTCGTGAAGGCCGCCCTGCACGACATGCGGGGCGAGGGGTACGAGACCGCCACCCTGCAGTCGACGCCGCAGGCCGTGCGCTTGTACGCCCGCCTCGGGTTCGCCCCGCTCGCCGTCTGGCAGGAGTGGGTCGGGTAG